From Paraflavitalea devenefica, the proteins below share one genomic window:
- a CDS encoding tetratricopeptide repeat protein: protein MKHFFFLAILLFQSSLWAVAQINLKGIVTNDGCNNSLTHKGCKVFPAVGISVGTMNDVTDANGRFAISLPGQYTPGSEVIAHVEVPGHSIHMPLYGKFNLPNTLLDDVFEQQIILLPKGSLKHFTNASIVAFINNISKRESEKTKIEKEKALNNYEYYFKEFADYHGFTPRQVKGLIDQWAATDSVKNAIGDNLLQAARNYYLQDYNRASLFYEKAGLLGKKDIAQEIQEDEKRRNRIIEKIEAACNAFLLAGNSAFKALNFKRAIEQYHKADSIITLPNSLQRIYGSFIHLKWEIRDALAPALFNQGIRIQSNEGNILLREAVRLYRMALKDYNKKDFPEFWANTQNNLGNALGHQENRTAGKEGVILLEQSAAAYHAALEVYTKKDFPEQWASTQHNLGITFAARGARANGSEVTALLAQAINHYYAALEIRTKEKFPKDWADTQNCLGVLLQEQADRIAGSEGIALLKQSEAVYRALLEVRTKESFPQAWALVQNNLGVTLKQQGLRMEGGQGIALLVQAEQAFRVALEVYTKENLPQDWAMAQNNLGSVLHEQATRVEGSESVMLLVQAIAAYRAALEVRTKKEVPQDWANTQNNLGSALQDQADLIGGAEGMTLLTQAVNAFQSTLEVYTREHLPQDWAHVQNNLGDAYKLQAMYAEGVEDIALLARSVESYRAALEVRTKKDLPQEWANTQNNLGNALAEQGLRMDDSAEGVVLQVQAIEAYRAALEVRTRKDFPQEWAGLQHNIGTTLHEQALLTEGAEGVALLEKAVQAYRAALEIRTRKHLPQGWADTQNGLANTLAEQGHRTEGSAGIVLLTQAVEAYHAALEVFIKKNFPRNWAMTQCNLGVALNQLGIRKGENGGAAFLEQAVEVFSTALEVYTKKDFPLLWVDIQSSLGLIYEHTRQWARAKQCFENIRSFDAEYADKKIKEIEKQMKL from the coding sequence ATGAAGCACTTCTTTTTCCTGGCCATACTACTGTTTCAATCATCCCTTTGGGCGGTTGCCCAGATCAACCTCAAAGGCATTGTAACCAATGACGGCTGCAACAATAGCTTAACGCATAAAGGTTGTAAAGTATTTCCGGCTGTTGGTATAAGTGTGGGTACTATGAATGATGTTACGGATGCCAATGGCCGTTTTGCTATCAGTCTGCCCGGGCAATACACACCCGGCAGTGAGGTCATTGCCCATGTTGAAGTACCCGGCCATTCCATTCACATGCCCCTGTATGGGAAATTCAACCTGCCCAATACCTTACTGGATGATGTATTTGAGCAACAGATCATCCTGCTGCCCAAAGGAAGCCTGAAGCATTTCACCAATGCTTCCATTGTGGCATTCATCAACAACATCTCCAAAAGGGAAAGTGAAAAAACAAAGATTGAAAAAGAAAAGGCGCTTAATAACTATGAGTATTACTTCAAAGAGTTTGCCGATTATCATGGTTTTACACCCAGGCAGGTAAAAGGATTGATAGACCAGTGGGCTGCTACCGACTCTGTAAAAAATGCTATTGGGGATAATTTGTTGCAGGCAGCCCGAAACTATTACCTGCAGGATTATAACAGAGCTTCCCTGTTTTATGAAAAGGCTGGGTTATTAGGCAAAAAAGATATTGCACAAGAAATACAGGAAGATGAAAAACGGAGGAATAGAATAATTGAGAAAATTGAAGCTGCGTGCAATGCTTTCCTATTGGCTGGAAATAGCGCATTTAAGGCCCTTAATTTTAAAAGAGCGATAGAGCAATATCATAAAGCTGATAGCATCATAACTTTGCCAAATTCACTGCAAAGAATATATGGCTCATTTATACACCTAAAATGGGAAATAAGGGACGCGCTTGCGCCGGCATTATTTAATCAGGGTATTCGTATACAAAGCAATGAAGGGAATATTTTGCTAAGAGAGGCAGTAAGGCTTTATCGTATGGCGCTTAAGGACTATAATAAAAAAGATTTTCCGGAATTCTGGGCCAATACACAAAATAACCTCGGGAATGCCCTTGGGCATCAGGAAAACCGCACAGCAGGAAAGGAAGGAGTCATTTTGCTGGAACAGTCAGCTGCTGCTTACCATGCAGCACTTGAAGTGTATACTAAAAAAGACTTTCCTGAGCAATGGGCCAGTACGCAACATAACCTTGGTATTACGTTTGCTGCCAGGGGTGCTCGTGCAAACGGCAGCGAAGTAACCGCTTTACTGGCACAAGCGATTAATCATTACTATGCAGCACTGGAAATCAGGACCAAAGAAAAGTTCCCGAAGGACTGGGCCGATACGCAGAATTGCCTCGGGGTTTTGCTTCAGGAGCAGGCAGATCGTATAGCAGGTAGCGAAGGCATCGCCCTGTTGAAACAATCGGAGGCAGTCTATCGGGCACTTCTTGAAGTCAGGACCAAAGAATCTTTTCCGCAAGCCTGGGCCTTAGTGCAGAATAACCTGGGAGTTACGCTTAAGCAACAGGGTCTTCGTATGGAGGGAGGTCAGGGAATTGCCTTGCTGGTCCAGGCAGAGCAGGCTTTTCGTGTGGCGCTTGAAGTGTATACTAAAGAAAATTTACCGCAAGACTGGGCCATGGCGCAGAATAACCTCGGATCTGTGCTTCATGAGCAAGCTACCCGGGTGGAAGGCAGTGAAAGTGTGATGCTGCTGGTACAGGCGATAGCAGCTTACCGGGCAGCCCTGGAAGTAAGGACCAAAAAAGAAGTACCGCAAGACTGGGCTAATACACAGAATAACCTCGGGTCTGCATTGCAGGATCAGGCAGATCTTATTGGAGGAGCTGAAGGTATGACTTTACTGACTCAGGCTGTGAATGCCTTTCAATCTACGCTTGAAGTATATACCAGGGAACATTTACCGCAGGACTGGGCGCATGTACAGAATAATCTGGGAGATGCCTATAAGCTGCAGGCTATGTATGCGGAAGGCGTTGAAGATATTGCTTTATTAGCGAGATCAGTAGAATCTTACCGGGCGGCTCTTGAAGTACGGACCAAAAAAGATTTACCGCAGGAGTGGGCCAATACACAGAATAATCTTGGCAATGCGTTGGCTGAACAAGGCCTTCGTATGGATGATAGTGCCGAAGGAGTTGTTTTACAGGTACAGGCAATAGAAGCTTATCGTGCAGCACTGGAAGTTAGGACCAGAAAAGATTTTCCACAGGAGTGGGCTGGCCTGCAGCATAATATTGGAACCACACTCCATGAGCAGGCTCTCCTTACGGAAGGTGCTGAAGGAGTTGCTTTATTGGAGAAGGCAGTGCAGGCATATCGCGCGGCCCTTGAAATCAGGACCAGAAAGCATTTGCCACAAGGCTGGGCCGATACACAGAATGGCCTTGCCAATACCCTGGCAGAACAAGGCCATCGAACGGAAGGCAGTGCAGGAATTGTTTTATTGACCCAGGCGGTAGAAGCCTATCATGCAGCGCTTGAAGTTTTCATTAAAAAAAACTTCCCGCGTAATTGGGCTATGACTCAATGTAACCTTGGAGTTGCGCTTAACCAATTGGGCATTCGTAAAGGAGAGAACGGGGGAGCGGCCTTTTTGGAGCAGGCAGTAGAAGTCTTTAGTACTGCGCTGGAAGTTTACACCAAAAAAGATTTTCCGCTGTTGTGGGTTGACATACAGAGCTCTTTAGGATTAATATATGAACACACCAGGCAATGGGCCCGCGCAAAGCAATGCTTTGAAAACATCCGCAGCTTCGATGCTGAATATGCTGATAAGAAAATCAAAGAAATCGAAAAACAAATGAAGTTATGA
- a CDS encoding tetratricopeptide repeat protein, producing the protein MKPCYCLLVLSLFATSGAVGQVNLKGIVTNDGCNNGLKHKDCKVFPGVRVSVGAMGDVTDANGRFAINLPAQYTPGSEVIASVDISGYAIHMPLYGKFNLPNALLDDVFEQQIIVLPKGSLKHFTNEAIVAFIRGISKRESEIAKTKKEASLNDYAFYFKEFADYHGFTPDEVKELIDKWANTDSVKNAIDNFELQGARHYYLKNFLQAAANYEKAGDLGEEHSRNEQHKTQKQVKRTIEAIEDAYNNYMLAGNSAWAAYDFKSAIRAFQKAERVVMLPDSSRKFHGSFEISKWEVRELLAGAYFEEGIRAKGSEGNVLLKKSVDVFRAAITPANKANVPYYWAVMQGNLGGVLKEQGMRSTGRSARELFEQSMAAYRSSLEIHTRKDWPFAWAMAQDNLGLVLQELAMRMPGNEGKILLTQSVAAHRAALEVDTEKELPQHWALTQTNLGAALLAQAEQSENQEAAALLIQAEAACRAALKIVTRNNFSQDWALTQHNLGAILKAQAIQAKEAGANALLQQAVTAYRAALEIRTKEETPQDWAKTHNDLGTALVEQAERSPGSEAVSLLAQAATTFQAALEIFTKADLPQYWAMTQCNLGVVLQEQGERLEGSEGIALLVRSVAVFRAALQVYTKEDLPQDWALCQMNLGNSLQKQGSRTAGNEGVVLLEQSVTAFRAALEIYTKEFLPQDWASVQHNLGVALWEQGGRTADDKGIILLKQAADAFQATSAVFTKKDYPVYWAGNQNSLGGVLYEHAMRAWDSEGIVLSAKAIKAFQSALEVITRQEQPQDWARTQVNLGVALHDLGIRRQDSSRVALLVQAEQAYRKALEVFTKEGFSRYWAHTLPKLALLYEQTKQWAKAKQCYEQIRYLYPEEVQKKIKEIEKQMKQ; encoded by the coding sequence ATGAAACCTTGCTATTGCCTGCTGGTCCTTTCATTGTTCGCAACGTCCGGGGCGGTTGGGCAGGTCAACCTCAAAGGCATTGTAACCAATGACGGCTGCAACAATGGCTTAAAGCACAAGGATTGCAAAGTGTTTCCAGGTGTAAGGGTAAGTGTGGGTGCCATGGGCGATGTAACCGATGCCAACGGTCGCTTTGCCATCAACCTGCCTGCGCAATACACACCTGGTAGTGAGGTCATTGCCAGTGTAGATATATCCGGTTACGCCATCCACATGCCCCTATATGGAAAATTCAACCTGCCCAATGCCTTACTGGATGATGTATTTGAACAACAGATCATTGTATTGCCCAAAGGGAGCCTGAAGCATTTTACCAATGAAGCTATTGTGGCGTTTATTAGGGGCATATCCAAAAGAGAAAGCGAAATAGCGAAAACGAAAAAAGAAGCATCGCTCAATGACTATGCCTTCTATTTTAAAGAGTTTGCCGATTACCACGGCTTTACACCCGATGAGGTAAAAGAATTAATAGACAAATGGGCCAATACCGATTCTGTAAAAAATGCCATCGACAATTTTGAGCTGCAGGGAGCCCGGCATTACTATTTGAAAAACTTCCTGCAGGCAGCCGCCAATTATGAAAAGGCCGGCGACCTGGGTGAAGAGCATAGCAGGAACGAACAACATAAAACACAAAAACAGGTAAAAAGAACCATTGAAGCCATTGAGGATGCTTACAACAACTATATGCTCGCCGGCAATAGCGCTTGGGCTGCCTATGATTTTAAAAGTGCTATACGGGCATTTCAAAAAGCTGAAAGGGTAGTGATGTTGCCCGATTCCTCGCGGAAATTTCATGGTTCTTTTGAGATCAGTAAGTGGGAGGTAAGGGAGTTGCTAGCGGGTGCTTATTTTGAAGAAGGTATCCGTGCAAAAGGCAGTGAAGGAAATGTATTGCTGAAAAAATCCGTAGATGTCTTTCGTGCGGCGATCACCCCGGCTAATAAAGCAAACGTGCCTTATTACTGGGCAGTCATGCAAGGTAATTTAGGAGGCGTGCTTAAAGAACAGGGTATGCGTTCAACGGGCAGGAGTGCAAGGGAATTATTTGAGCAGTCAATGGCTGCCTACCGGTCATCGCTGGAGATCCATACCCGGAAAGACTGGCCGTTTGCCTGGGCAATGGCGCAGGATAACCTGGGCCTTGTGCTGCAGGAACTGGCAATGCGCATGCCCGGCAATGAAGGGAAAATATTATTAACGCAATCGGTAGCTGCTCATCGGGCTGCATTGGAAGTCGACACGGAAAAGGAATTACCACAACATTGGGCGCTCACACAAACTAACCTGGGTGCTGCATTGCTGGCGCAGGCAGAGCAGTCTGAAAATCAGGAGGCTGCTGCTTTACTGATACAGGCCGAAGCGGCCTGCCGGGCTGCACTGAAAATAGTTACTAGAAACAACTTTTCGCAGGATTGGGCGCTCACACAGCATAACCTGGGCGCCATACTGAAAGCACAGGCTATACAGGCAAAAGAGGCAGGGGCAAACGCTTTGCTGCAACAGGCAGTGACAGCTTATCGTGCAGCGCTGGAGATAAGGACAAAAGAGGAAACGCCGCAGGACTGGGCCAAAACACACAATGATCTCGGGACTGCCTTGGTAGAACAGGCGGAGCGTTCCCCGGGCAGTGAAGCTGTCAGTTTGTTGGCGCAGGCGGCAACCACTTTTCAGGCAGCCCTGGAAATCTTTACTAAAGCCGATCTGCCGCAATACTGGGCCATGACGCAGTGCAACCTGGGCGTCGTGCTGCAGGAGCAGGGTGAACGTCTTGAAGGTAGTGAGGGTATCGCTTTACTGGTACGGTCGGTTGCTGTCTTTCGCGCAGCACTACAAGTTTATACCAAAGAGGACCTGCCGCAGGATTGGGCACTCTGTCAAATGAACCTCGGGAACAGTCTTCAAAAACAAGGCAGCCGTACAGCAGGGAATGAAGGGGTCGTTTTATTGGAGCAGTCGGTAACTGCCTTCCGGGCAGCGCTGGAAATCTATACCAAAGAATTCCTGCCGCAGGATTGGGCCAGCGTGCAGCATAATCTCGGTGTGGCACTTTGGGAACAGGGGGGGCGCACGGCAGATGATAAGGGAATTATTTTATTGAAACAGGCGGCAGATGCATTCCAGGCTACTTCAGCGGTATTTACTAAAAAAGACTACCCGGTATATTGGGCCGGTAATCAAAATAGCCTGGGCGGTGTACTTTATGAGCATGCCATGCGCGCCTGGGATAGCGAAGGGATTGTTTTATCTGCAAAGGCTATAAAAGCCTTTCAGTCTGCATTGGAAGTGATCACCCGACAAGAACAACCACAGGATTGGGCCAGGACGCAGGTTAACCTGGGAGTGGCTTTACATGATCTTGGTATACGCAGGCAGGATAGCTCACGCGTTGCTTTATTGGTGCAGGCAGAGCAGGCTTACCGCAAAGCGCTGGAGGTATTCACTAAAGAGGGATTTTCGCGCTATTGGGCCCATACGTTGCCCAAATTAGCCCTGCTCTATGAACAAACAAAGCAATGGGCCAAAGCAAAACAATGTTATGAACAGATCCGCTACCTGTACCCGGAAGAGGTTCAAAAGAAAATCAAAGAAATAGAAAAACAAATGAAACAATGA